A genome region from Microcoleus sp. bin38.metabat.b11b12b14.051 includes the following:
- a CDS encoding recombination protein O N-terminal domain-containing protein, producing the protein MTRTYKATGINLKSAPIGESDRLLTVLTREFGLIKAVAPGVRKQRSSIGGRSEL; encoded by the coding sequence GTGACTCGAACTTACAAAGCAACTGGTATTAATCTGAAGAGTGCACCGATCGGCGAATCCGATCGCCTGCTGACAGTTTTGACACGGGAATTCGGCTTAATTAAAGCCGTAGCACCGGGTGTTCGCAAACAACGATCGAGCATTGGCGGTAGAAGCGAGTTA